Proteins from a genomic interval of Candidatus Rubidus massiliensis:
- the talA gene encoding Transaldolase A yields MSKLQELQKMTTIVIDTGDIEKIAQYHPVDATTNPSLILKASQNKAYDHLIEEAVNYAKKSNQANKKALLMDKLFVNFGKEILKHIPGRVSTEVNANLSFDVKASIEKAHSLIQLYEEEGIDRERILIKLASTWEGAQAAKELEKEGIHCNMTLLFSLPQAAICAESKATLISPFVGRILDWYKKNEGKDSYKPEEDPGVVSVKNIYTYFKKFGYKTQIMGASFRNAEEILELAGCDLLTISPELLEELSHMNGNVERKLDPAHLPHNDLNKIIYNESAFRLALNENQMATEKLSEGIRKFAEDANKLEEIISKKYSL; encoded by the coding sequence ATGAGTAAACTACAAGAATTGCAAAAAATGACCACAATTGTAATAGACACTGGAGACATTGAAAAAATAGCTCAATATCATCCAGTAGATGCTACGACAAACCCTTCCTTAATTTTAAAAGCATCCCAAAATAAAGCTTATGATCACTTGATTGAAGAGGCTGTAAATTACGCCAAAAAAAGCAATCAAGCCAATAAAAAAGCCTTATTAATGGATAAATTATTTGTTAACTTTGGTAAAGAAATATTAAAACACATACCTGGAAGAGTTTCTACTGAAGTTAACGCTAATCTCTCCTTCGACGTAAAGGCAAGTATAGAAAAAGCACATTCATTAATTCAGTTATATGAAGAAGAAGGCATTGATCGTGAGCGAATTTTGATCAAGCTCGCATCCACTTGGGAAGGAGCGCAAGCTGCAAAAGAACTTGAAAAAGAAGGTATTCATTGCAATATGACCTTGCTATTTAGTTTACCTCAAGCTGCCATTTGCGCTGAATCAAAAGCCACATTAATTTCCCCATTTGTTGGAAGAATTTTAGATTGGTATAAAAAAAATGAAGGCAAAGATTCTTACAAACCTGAAGAAGATCCAGGAGTCGTGTCAGTAAAAAATATTTATACCTATTTTAAAAAATTTGGCTACAAAACTCAGATTATGGGTGCAAGTTTTAGAAATGCTGAAGAGATTTTAGAATTGGCTGGTTGTGATTTACTCACTATTTCTCCCGAACTTTTAGAAGAATTAAGTCATATGAACGGAAATGTTGAAAGAAAGTTAGATCCAGCTCATTTACCCCATAACGACTTAAATAAAATAATCTATAATGAAAGTGCCTTTAGACTAGCGTTAAATGAAAATCAAATGGCCACAGAAAAACTATCGGAAGGTATCAGAAAATTTGCAGAAGATGCCAATAAATTAGAAGAGATTATTTCAAAGAAATACTCTTTATAA
- a CDS encoding transient-receptor-potential calcium channel protein, with protein MIKLMVNKLTSNKIINDFPYFLNLPLELRSKIVFFATKLEGYELKKHSYKVSKDYNKAIKGVYNWCLKETYVGEDSLAIKVAYLCHYMSASKKHPLKTFFDISDIKDPITLEKIYEQSLKTNNAEVFYYLLQHPNFIPDCFAYYWLLALNKTEEMEKLKGSIKNIDDKEIWKEATREGYYPIVEYFINIKNFDPSEKNNFAIRKAAENGLTETVSLLLQVERVDPSDLGNYAIGLAAENGHVEVVNLLMQDDRVDPSADDNYALKLAAEKGHVEVVKLLLQDQRVDPSACDNYALRLAAEKGHVEVVKLLLQDKRVDPSALGNYAIKRGAEKGHTEIVKLFLQDTKVDPSAGNNYALRLAAEKGHTVVVKILMQDKRVDPSANDNYAIGLAAANGHDEVVKLLLQDKRVDPSDKNNYAIIWAAANGHFEVVKLLKQDERVSSSGYILAIKKAAENGHTNIVQLLSSK; from the coding sequence ATGATTAAATTAATGGTAAATAAACTAACTTCCAATAAAATTATTAATGACTTTCCCTATTTCTTGAATTTGCCATTAGAATTACGTTCTAAAATTGTATTTTTTGCCACAAAACTTGAAGGCTATGAATTAAAAAAACATTCTTATAAAGTTAGTAAAGATTATAACAAAGCTATAAAAGGTGTTTATAATTGGTGTCTTAAAGAAACGTATGTAGGAGAAGACTCTTTAGCTATTAAAGTTGCTTATTTATGTCACTATATGAGTGCTTCGAAAAAGCATCCGTTGAAAACTTTCTTTGATATAAGCGATATAAAAGATCCAATCACTTTAGAAAAGATTTACGAACAATCTTTGAAGACAAATAACGCTGAAGTTTTTTATTACTTATTACAACATCCTAATTTTATCCCCGATTGCTTTGCTTATTACTGGTTATTAGCCTTGAATAAAACTGAAGAAATGGAAAAGCTTAAAGGTTCAATAAAAAATATAGATGATAAAGAAATCTGGAAAGAAGCTACTAGAGAGGGCTATTATCCAATAGTTGAATATTTTATTAATATAAAAAATTTTGATCCTAGCGAAAAAAATAATTTTGCTATAAGAAAGGCTGCTGAAAATGGACTTACAGAAACTGTAAGTCTTCTTTTACAAGTCGAAAGGGTGGATCCTAGCGATCTTGGTAATTATGCAATTGGACTTGCTGCTGAAAATGGACATGTTGAAGTTGTAAACCTTCTTATGCAAGATGATAGAGTGGATCCTAGCGCTGACGATAATTATGCCCTAAAATTGGCAGCTGAAAAAGGACATGTAGAAGTTGTAAAACTTCTTCTACAAGATCAGAGAGTGGATCCTAGTGCTTGCGATAATTATGCCCTAAGATTGGCAGCTGAAAAAGGACATGTTGAAGTTGTAAAACTTCTTCTACAAGACAAAAGAGTGGATCCTAGTGCTCTTGGTAATTATGCTATAAAAAGGGGTGCAGAAAAAGGACATACAGAAATTGTAAAGCTTTTCTTACAAGATACAAAAGTTGATCCAAGTGCTGGTAATAATTACGCCCTAAGATTGGCAGCTGAAAAAGGACATACAGTAGTCGTTAAGATTCTTATGCAAGATAAAAGAGTGGATCCTAGCGCTAACGATAATTATGCCATTGGACTTGCTGCTGCAAATGGACATGATGAAGTTGTTAAGCTTCTTCTACAAGATAAAAGAGTTGATCCCAGCGATAAAAATAATTATGCCATAATATGGGCTGCTGCAAATGGACATTTTGAAGTTGTAAAGCTTCTTAAGCAAGATGAAAGGGTTTCTAGCAGTGGTTATATTCTTGCAATAAAAAAAGCCGCTGAAAATGGCCATACAAATATTGTTCAGCTTCTTTCGAGTAAATAA
- the ntpB gene encoding V-type sodium pump subunit B, which produces MKAVYDKINDMRGNLITVTAKGVGLGELARVDLSNGRSVYASVLKIDGDQVTLQVFQNTRGISTGDKVTFLKREMQATYGDSLLGRRLNGAGVPIDGGPTIMGDNINIGGASFNPVKRVIPREMVRTNIPMIDVFNCLVKSQKIPIFSVPGEPYNELLMRIANQTDADVVIIGGMGLTFKEYQAFIDNAEKSGSMNKTIMFVHRATDPAVECTLVPDMALACAEKFAVRGKNVLVLLTDMTAFADAIKEISITMDQVPSNRGYPGSLYSDLASRYEKAVLIEGSGSITIVGVTTMPGDDVTHPVPDNTGYITEGQFYLHNRQIDPFGSLSRLKQLVIGNVTREDHGDLANAMIRLYAESKKARERQGMGFKLSKWDEQLLQFSYLFEERMMNLEVNYSIEEALDLGWQTLAECFEPDQVGIKKSILDKYWPHVKAKKA; this is translated from the coding sequence ATGAAAGCTGTATATGATAAAATTAATGACATGCGCGGAAACTTAATTACTGTTACCGCTAAAGGCGTCGGGTTAGGTGAGCTTGCAAGGGTTGATTTAAGCAATGGAAGAAGTGTTTATGCTTCTGTGTTAAAAATTGATGGCGATCAAGTAACTCTTCAAGTATTTCAAAATACAAGAGGAATATCAACTGGAGATAAAGTAACCTTTTTAAAAAGGGAAATGCAAGCAACTTACGGTGATTCTCTTTTAGGAAGACGTTTAAATGGTGCTGGTGTTCCAATTGATGGTGGGCCAACCATTATGGGAGATAACATAAATATTGGGGGAGCCTCTTTCAATCCTGTGAAGAGAGTCATACCAAGAGAAATGGTAAGAACAAATATTCCCATGATAGATGTATTTAACTGTCTTGTTAAATCACAAAAAATCCCTATTTTTTCAGTGCCAGGAGAACCATATAATGAATTATTGATGCGTATAGCAAATCAAACGGACGCAGATGTTGTTATTATTGGTGGAATGGGTCTTACCTTTAAAGAATATCAAGCCTTTATAGATAATGCCGAAAAATCTGGTTCTATGAATAAAACGATTATGTTTGTCCATAGAGCAACAGATCCAGCTGTGGAATGTACTTTAGTCCCTGATATGGCATTAGCTTGTGCGGAAAAATTTGCCGTACGTGGCAAAAACGTTTTAGTTTTATTAACAGATATGACGGCATTTGCGGATGCTATAAAAGAGATTTCCATAACAATGGATCAGGTTCCTTCCAATAGAGGGTACCCAGGATCTCTTTATTCAGACCTGGCTTCCCGTTACGAGAAAGCTGTATTAATCGAGGGGAGTGGATCCATTACAATCGTTGGCGTAACGACTATGCCAGGGGATGATGTGACGCACCCAGTACCAGATAATACTGGTTATATAACAGAAGGACAGTTTTATTTACATAATAGGCAAATTGATCCCTTTGGTTCACTATCTAGATTAAAACAATTGGTCATTGGAAATGTTACAAGGGAAGATCATGGTGATTTAGCCAACGCTATGATACGTCTTTATGCAGAATCTAAAAAAGCCCGAGAAAGACAAGGCATGGGTTTTAAATTATCAAAATGGGATGAGCAGTTATTACAATTTTCCTACCTTTTTGAAGAAAGAATGATGAATCTCGAAGTAAATTATTCGATTGAAGAAGCCCTAGATTTAGGATGGCAAACCTTAGCTGAATGTTTTGAGCCAGATCAAGTCGGTATAAAAAAATCAATATTAGATAAGTATTGGCCTCATGTGAAAGCAAAAAAAGCTTAA
- the rpoC gene encoding DNA-directed RNA polymerase subunit beta', whose amino-acid sequence MTANNQNDTRFDKLTIQIASDEVIRNKWSRGEIKKPETINYRTFKPEKGGLFCEKIFGPTRDWECACGKYKKIKHKGIVCDRCGVEVTLSKVRRERMAHIELAVPVVHIWFFKTMPSRIGNVLGMSSTDLERVIYYEEYVVVDPGHTNLQKKQLLNDTEYREAQEQFGRDAFVAKMGAEAIHDLLATEDLSTVLADLKEKLRKTKSQQARMKLAKRLKIIESFVSSTNKPEWMVMSAVPVIPPDLRPLVPLDGGRFATSDLNDLYRRVINRNNRLKAILKLKTPEVIIRNEKRMLQEAVDALFDNGRHGHPVMGAGNRPLKSLSEMLKGKQGRFRQNLLGKRVDYSGRSVIIVGPELKFNQCGLPKLMALELFEPFIVKRLKDLGYVYTIRSAKKMIQRHAPEVWDVLEDIIKGHPVLLNRAPTLHRLGIQAFEPVLIEGKAIRIHPLVCEAFNADFDGDQMAVYVPLSIEAQLEAKLLMMAPDNIFLPSSGNPVAVPSKDMTLGLYYLMCEPVYLPEKYGRKTRVFRDSDEVLMALNAGGSYNWYDDGIDEDRTFFGRGLRIHEKIKLRTDNGIIETTPGRVIFNTIVPKELGFQNYTLPKKKMGELIMQCYKKVGLEATVKFLDNLKTLGFTEATKAAISMGVCDVKIPEIKRSILDDAHKKVALVKKQYEDGIITDGERKSKTISIWTEVSDEVSDALYHLISEVHNAKMNPLYVMIDSGARGNKSQLRQLGALRGLMAKPSGEIIESPITSNFREGLSVLEFYISSHGARKGLADTALKTADSGYLTRRLVDVAQDVIITEEDCGTLNGIEVSSIKQGQEELLSLKDRIFGRTVCDDIYLPGDSTKLLAKASDTLTLQQAEAIDDSGIESVKIRSVLTCETRRGVCAKCYGVNLANGRSVSMGEAVGIIAAQSIGEPGTQLTMRTFHLGGIASASVSPELVAEHKGILIYKDLRTVKNEHGQWVVLNKNGSLNIVRDEGRTIEEYKKLLSTKSIEPLQSLTVELGTRILLEDGTHLEENTKFAEWEQHNIPIICDRPGYVKYEDLVEGISTERNTNKQTGQEELVVKQHRSELHPQIIIYNDNEFKELIGTYPIPSGAIISVKEGDRAHAGALLARLPRGAMKTKDITGGLPRVAELFEARTPKDSAIIAIIDGEVRVEGTQKQKLVVSVKDHVTGMKEEHQIPNNKHMIVQSGDFVVKGQQLTDGIVKPHEILEICGVREVQKYIVNNVQEVYRLQGVTINDKHVEIIVRQMLKKVRVVDPGDTSLLFGEEVDKKEFENENAKVMKEGGKAAQATPVLLGITKASLGTESFISAASFQDTTRVLTEAACAGKTDYLTGFKENVIMGHIIPGGTGYPQHEVVNKFIGRERDEKFVIDFDTIFPENLTSIK is encoded by the coding sequence ATGACAGCAAATAATCAAAATGATACGCGATTTGATAAATTAACGATCCAAATCGCATCAGATGAAGTCATACGTAATAAATGGTCACGTGGAGAAATTAAAAAACCTGAAACGATCAACTATCGTACTTTCAAACCTGAAAAAGGTGGCCTTTTTTGCGAAAAGATTTTTGGTCCTACCCGCGATTGGGAATGTGCTTGCGGAAAATACAAAAAGATTAAGCACAAAGGAATAGTTTGTGATCGCTGTGGTGTAGAAGTTACTTTATCTAAAGTTCGACGTGAGAGAATGGCTCACATCGAACTTGCCGTACCTGTTGTGCATATTTGGTTTTTTAAAACTATGCCATCACGTATCGGTAACGTTTTAGGTATGTCTTCGACTGACCTTGAAAGAGTTATTTATTACGAAGAATATGTAGTAGTAGATCCAGGTCATACTAACTTACAAAAAAAACAATTGTTAAATGATACGGAATATAGAGAAGCACAAGAACAATTTGGTAGAGATGCTTTTGTTGCCAAGATGGGGGCTGAAGCGATTCACGATCTATTAGCAACAGAAGATTTAAGCACGGTTCTTGCAGATTTAAAAGAAAAACTTCGTAAAACCAAATCGCAACAAGCGAGAATGAAGTTAGCTAAACGTTTAAAAATCATTGAAAGTTTTGTATCTTCTACAAATAAACCTGAATGGATGGTAATGTCTGCAGTTCCGGTTATTCCACCAGACTTAAGACCTTTAGTTCCATTAGATGGTGGTAGATTTGCAACTTCAGACTTAAACGATCTATATCGTAGAGTAATTAACAGAAACAATCGCTTAAAAGCAATTTTGAAACTTAAAACTCCTGAAGTTATTATCCGTAACGAAAAAAGGATGTTGCAAGAAGCTGTTGATGCCTTATTTGATAATGGTCGTCATGGTCATCCAGTAATGGGTGCTGGCAACCGTCCTTTAAAATCTTTATCAGAAATGTTAAAAGGTAAACAAGGGCGTTTCCGTCAAAATTTACTTGGTAAAAGGGTTGATTACTCAGGACGTTCTGTTATTATCGTAGGTCCTGAACTTAAGTTTAATCAATGCGGTTTGCCAAAATTGATGGCGCTAGAACTTTTTGAGCCTTTTATTGTAAAGCGCTTAAAAGATTTAGGTTACGTTTATACCATCCGCTCTGCCAAAAAAATGATACAAAGACATGCGCCAGAAGTTTGGGACGTATTAGAAGATATCATCAAAGGACATCCTGTATTATTAAACCGTGCACCTACATTGCATAGATTAGGTATTCAAGCATTTGAGCCTGTCTTAATTGAAGGTAAAGCGATTAGAATACATCCTCTTGTTTGTGAAGCCTTTAACGCCGACTTTGACGGTGACCAAATGGCGGTTTATGTTCCTTTATCTATAGAAGCGCAATTAGAAGCTAAGCTATTGATGATGGCTCCAGATAACATTTTCTTACCTTCTTCTGGAAATCCTGTGGCTGTTCCTTCTAAAGATATGACCTTAGGATTGTATTATTTAATGTGCGAACCAGTTTATCTTCCAGAAAAATATGGCAGAAAAACAAGAGTTTTCCGCGATTCAGATGAAGTGTTAATGGCTTTAAATGCAGGTGGAAGCTACAACTGGTACGATGATGGTATCGATGAAGATAGAACATTCTTTGGTAGAGGACTTCGTATTCATGAAAAAATCAAATTGAGAACCGATAATGGGATTATCGAAACCACTCCAGGTCGTGTAATCTTTAATACTATTGTACCAAAAGAACTAGGTTTTCAAAACTACACTTTACCCAAAAAGAAAATGGGTGAATTGATTATGCAATGTTATAAAAAAGTAGGACTTGAAGCCACTGTAAAATTTTTAGACAATCTAAAAACACTTGGTTTCACAGAAGCTACTAAAGCGGCTATTTCTATGGGCGTTTGCGATGTCAAAATCCCTGAAATTAAACGCAGTATTTTAGACGATGCGCATAAAAAAGTCGCTTTGGTGAAAAAACAATACGAAGATGGTATCATTACTGATGGGGAGAGAAAATCTAAAACCATTAGTATTTGGACAGAAGTATCTGATGAAGTATCTGATGCCCTCTATCATTTAATAAGTGAAGTTCATAATGCTAAAATGAACCCTCTTTACGTTATGATTGATTCTGGAGCTAGAGGTAATAAGTCTCAGTTAAGACAGCTTGGCGCGTTGCGCGGCTTGATGGCAAAACCATCGGGAGAAATTATTGAATCTCCGATTACTTCAAACTTCCGTGAAGGCTTAAGTGTATTAGAATTTTACATTTCTTCTCACGGTGCGCGTAAAGGTCTTGCAGATACGGCGTTAAAAACCGCTGACTCTGGATATTTAACGAGACGTTTAGTTGACGTAGCTCAAGATGTGATTATAACAGAAGAAGACTGTGGTACATTAAACGGTATTGAAGTTTCATCTATAAAACAAGGGCAAGAAGAGCTTTTATCGTTAAAAGATAGAATTTTTGGCCGTACAGTATGTGATGATATCTACTTACCTGGTGATAGCACAAAACTATTAGCAAAAGCATCTGATACGTTAACATTGCAACAAGCTGAAGCGATTGACGATTCTGGTATTGAAAGCGTTAAAATCCGCTCTGTCTTAACTTGTGAAACAAGAAGAGGGGTTTGTGCAAAATGTTATGGTGTTAACTTAGCTAATGGTAGAAGTGTTAGCATGGGTGAAGCTGTTGGTATTATTGCAGCTCAATCAATTGGTGAACCTGGTACACAGTTGACGATGAGAACGTTCCACTTAGGTGGTATTGCGTCTGCAAGCGTTAGCCCAGAACTTGTTGCTGAGCATAAAGGTATCTTGATCTATAAAGATTTACGCACAGTTAAAAACGAGCACGGTCAGTGGGTTGTGTTAAACAAAAATGGTTCTTTAAACATTGTAAGAGATGAAGGAAGAACAATAGAAGAGTACAAAAAACTACTCAGCACAAAATCTATTGAGCCATTACAAAGTTTAACTGTTGAACTTGGAACTCGAATTTTGTTAGAAGATGGTACTCATCTAGAAGAAAACACAAAATTTGCGGAATGGGAACAACATAATATTCCAATTATTTGTGATCGCCCAGGTTATGTTAAGTATGAAGACTTAGTAGAAGGTATCTCTACGGAGCGAAATACTAATAAGCAAACCGGACAAGAAGAGTTAGTAGTTAAGCAACATCGCAGTGAGCTACATCCTCAAATCATTATTTATAACGATAATGAATTTAAGGAGCTTATCGGAACTTATCCGATTCCATCAGGCGCTATTATTTCTGTAAAAGAAGGTGATAGAGCTCATGCGGGTGCATTATTAGCTCGTCTTCCACGTGGCGCTATGAAGACAAAGGATATTACCGGTGGTCTTCCAAGGGTTGCTGAGTTATTTGAAGCTAGAACTCCTAAAGATTCAGCTATTATTGCGATTATTGATGGTGAAGTGCGCGTTGAAGGTACTCAAAAGCAAAAACTAGTTGTGAGTGTGAAAGATCATGTGACAGGCATGAAAGAAGAGCACCAAATCCCAAATAATAAACACATGATTGTCCAGAGCGGCGATTTTGTAGTGAAAGGGCAACAGTTAACGGATGGTATTGTTAAACCACATGAAATCTTGGAAATTTGCGGTGTCAGAGAAGTGCAAAAATACATCGTCAATAACGTTCAAGAAGTTTATAGATTGCAAGGTGTAACTATTAACGACAAGCACGTAGAAATTATTGTGCGTCAAATGTTGAAAAAAGTTCGCGTAGTCGATCCAGGTGATACAAGCTTATTGTTTGGAGAAGAAGTAGATAAAAAAGAATTCGAAAATGAAAATGCTAAAGTCATGAAAGAAGGTGGAAAAGCCGCACAAGCAACACCTGTTCTTTTAGGGATAACTAAAGCATCTTTAGGTACTGAATCCTTTATTTCTGCTGCATCCTTCCAAGACACGACTCGTGTTTTAACAGAAGCTGCGTGTGCTGGTAAAACTGATTACCTTACTGGATTTAAAGAAAACGTTATCATGGGACATATTATCCCAGGTGGTACCGGTTACCCACAACATGAAGTTGTTAATAAGTTTATTGGTAGAGAAAGAGATGAAAAATTTGTTATCGATTTTGATACCATTTTCCCTGAAAACTTAACTTCTATAAAATAG
- a CDS encoding V-type ATP synthase subunit D, with amino-acid sequence MAEIKLTKNELRNQQNKLSQLEKYLPTLQLKKALLQLEVNEARGEITQFEENYKKLHSQVRSWSEIITSNKAINFEEAVKVQNVAKRYENIAGVEVPYFESITFEPYDYRLFDTPAWVDSAISYMRKLAEAQAKIKIAEEKKEALEKELREVSIRVNLFEKILIPRALKNIKKIKVFLGDQQLAAVSQAKVAKKKIEERNLGTLKIVEKENNYAY; translated from the coding sequence GTGGCAGAAATTAAACTTACAAAAAATGAACTTCGCAACCAACAAAACAAGCTTTCGCAATTAGAAAAATATTTACCTACTTTACAGTTAAAAAAGGCATTATTGCAGCTTGAAGTGAATGAGGCGAGAGGGGAAATAACACAATTTGAAGAAAATTATAAAAAGCTACATTCTCAAGTTCGAAGTTGGAGTGAAATAATTACAAGTAATAAAGCCATTAATTTTGAAGAGGCAGTCAAAGTTCAAAATGTGGCAAAAAGGTATGAAAATATAGCCGGGGTCGAAGTTCCCTATTTTGAGAGCATTACTTTCGAACCTTATGATTACCGACTATTTGATACGCCAGCTTGGGTAGATTCAGCCATTAGTTACATGCGAAAACTTGCTGAAGCGCAAGCTAAAATAAAGATAGCTGAAGAAAAAAAAGAGGCCTTAGAAAAAGAGTTAAGAGAAGTATCCATTCGAGTTAATTTGTTTGAAAAAATTTTAATCCCTAGAGCTTTAAAAAATATAAAAAAAATTAAAGTCTTTTTAGGCGATCAACAATTAGCTGCGGTATCTCAAGCAAAAGTTGCTAAGAAGAAGATTGAAGAGCGTAATTTAGGGACTTTAAAAATCGTCGAAAAAGAGAATAATTATGCGTATTGA
- a CDS encoding V-type ATP synthase subunit E — translation MRTLEKSQDKIQKIADELRKEALEPAQEEAKKIVEAAKKEADNLIHQAKEEATRIKQEAHKFIEQEKNVFYSSLEQASKQAVESLKQKIEEKVFNPEIHHHLTHAINNPKEMAKLIEVIIASIEKEGVSGDLSIAISKNIKAEELSNYLGKQIYDKLKENQVTIGDFEGGAKIKIHQENLTLDISEEAISDLLARYIRKDFRKLFFAK, via the coding sequence ATGCGTACTTTAGAAAAAAGCCAAGATAAAATACAAAAAATTGCAGATGAATTGAGAAAGGAAGCATTAGAACCAGCTCAAGAAGAAGCTAAAAAAATAGTAGAAGCTGCCAAAAAAGAAGCGGATAACCTAATTCATCAAGCCAAAGAAGAAGCTACTAGAATCAAACAAGAAGCACATAAATTTATTGAGCAAGAAAAAAACGTTTTCTACTCTTCTTTAGAACAAGCTTCAAAGCAAGCTGTTGAAAGCTTAAAACAAAAAATAGAAGAAAAAGTCTTCAATCCTGAAATTCATCATCATTTAACCCATGCCATAAATAATCCCAAAGAAATGGCTAAATTAATAGAAGTTATCATTGCTTCTATAGAAAAAGAGGGTGTATCGGGAGATTTGTCTATTGCTATTTCAAAAAATATAAAAGCTGAAGAACTGAGCAATTATTTAGGAAAGCAAATTTATGATAAGTTAAAAGAAAATCAAGTAACTATTGGAGATTTTGAAGGGGGAGCTAAAATAAAAATTCATCAAGAAAATCTAACACTTGATATCTCTGAAGAAGCAATAAGTGACCTACTCGCTCGTTATATTCGTAAAGATTTCCGCAAACTTTTTTTCGCTAAGTAA
- the ntpA gene encoding V-type sodium ATPase catalytic subunit A has protein sequence MTEAILEEVSPKLATGRVIKALGNLLQVEFDGIIRQGEVAMVHVGDSKLKAEVIEIVGKEAKIQVFEDTRNISYNTKITFSGELLEAELGPGLLTSIFDGLENPLENVANAAGFFLSRGIYMAPLDRKKHWDFIPTAKVGQVLERGDTIGTTLEGRFSHHIMIPFSHFGQYKLTWVIKPGSYNIDTVVAKAQDENGKEVTFTMVQKWPIKMPLVHGERVKPSKMMDTGMRIIDTQFPIVKGGTFCSPGPFGAGKTVLQHHLSKYSSVDIVVVVACGERAGEVVEILREFPHLIDPHTGETLMTRTVIICNTSSMPVAARESSIYMGVTIAEYYRQMGYDILLLADSTSRWAQALREMSGRLEEIPGEEAFPAYLASRIAEFYERSGVLSLKNNKLGSLTIGGAVSPAGGNFEEPVTQATLAVVGDFLGLSRERSDSRRYPAIDPLISWSKYIDEVSRILEDTQEGWGKMVRKAGHFLKRGNEIGKRMEVVGEEGTAIDDLVVYLKAELYDFCYLQQNAFDKEDAYVPLDRQIPLFVLINSIFDKDFYFADHDSAREYFLSLQGKIKNMNFMSVQSDDYRTTFKEIEQIIEQANLK, from the coding sequence ATGACAGAAGCTATATTAGAAGAAGTATCACCAAAACTTGCAACAGGACGAGTCATTAAGGCTTTGGGCAACCTTCTCCAGGTGGAATTCGATGGTATTATAAGACAAGGAGAAGTCGCCATGGTTCATGTTGGCGATTCAAAATTGAAAGCAGAAGTAATTGAAATTGTTGGAAAAGAAGCTAAAATTCAGGTTTTCGAAGATACAAGAAATATTTCCTATAATACCAAAATCACATTTTCGGGCGAATTGTTAGAAGCTGAACTTGGACCGGGTCTTTTAACTTCAATTTTTGATGGTCTTGAAAACCCTTTAGAAAATGTTGCTAATGCAGCTGGTTTTTTTCTATCTAGAGGGATATATATGGCTCCTTTAGATCGCAAAAAACATTGGGATTTTATTCCAACAGCCAAAGTTGGACAAGTCTTAGAAAGAGGGGATACTATTGGGACAACTTTAGAAGGGCGCTTTTCGCATCACATAATGATCCCATTTTCCCATTTTGGACAGTATAAATTGACTTGGGTCATCAAACCTGGTTCTTACAATATAGATACTGTTGTTGCAAAAGCTCAAGATGAAAATGGCAAAGAAGTTACTTTTACAATGGTACAAAAATGGCCGATTAAGATGCCACTTGTTCATGGGGAAAGAGTAAAGCCATCTAAAATGATGGACACCGGCATGCGTATCATTGATACACAGTTTCCAATCGTTAAAGGGGGAACTTTTTGTAGTCCAGGTCCTTTTGGTGCTGGCAAAACGGTTTTGCAACACCACTTATCAAAATATTCCTCCGTTGATATTGTGGTTGTCGTAGCTTGTGGTGAAAGAGCTGGAGAAGTGGTAGAAATATTGCGTGAATTTCCTCATCTTATTGATCCTCATACTGGGGAAACATTAATGACTCGCACTGTTATCATTTGCAATACCTCTTCCATGCCAGTAGCTGCAAGAGAGTCGTCTATTTATATGGGTGTGACTATTGCTGAATACTATCGCCAAATGGGTTATGATATTTTACTATTGGCTGATTCAACATCTCGTTGGGCTCAAGCGCTAAGAGAGATGTCTGGGCGCTTGGAGGAAATTCCAGGTGAAGAAGCTTTTCCAGCGTATCTTGCTTCAAGAATTGCTGAATTTTATGAAAGGTCTGGTGTGCTATCCCTCAAAAATAACAAATTAGGTTCTTTGACAATTGGCGGTGCCGTATCCCCAGCTGGAGGTAACTTTGAAGAACCAGTAACGCAAGCTACATTGGCAGTTGTTGGAGATTTCTTAGGCTTATCGCGTGAAAGATCAGATTCGAGGCGCTATCCTGCAATTGATCCTTTGATATCATGGTCTAAGTACATCGATGAAGTGAGCAGAATTTTAGAAGATACCCAAGAAGGCTGGGGTAAAATGGTGAGAAAAGCTGGCCACTTTCTAAAAAGAGGGAATGAAATAGGCAAACGGATGGAAGTTGTAGGTGAAGAAGGAACAGCTATCGACGACTTAGTTGTTTACTTAAAGGCTGAACTTTATGATTTTTGCTATTTACAACAAAATGCTTTTGATAAAGAAGACGCTTACGTACCATTAGATAGGCAAATACCCCTATTTGTTTTAATTAATTCAATCTTTGATAAAGATTTTTATTTTGCTGATCACGATTCCGCTCGTGAATATTTTTTATCTTTACAAGGTAAAATTAAGAATATGAATTTTATGTCTGTGCAAAGTGATGACTATCGCACAACTTTTAAAGAAATAGAACAAATTATTGAGCAAGCAAATCTTAAGTAG